Part of the Pseudomonadota bacterium genome, CACCTCCGCCTCGACGCCGGCTTCATTTGCAAGATCCATGCGGCGCCCCTCGATGCGCGCCGCCTTGCCGGAGAGCTCGCGCAGATAATACAGGCGCGAACGACGCACCTTGCCGGCGCTCGCGACCTCGATGCGGTCGATCAGCGGCGAGTGGAGCGGAAAGACGCGCTCGACCCCGACGCCGTAGGAGACCTTGCGGACCGTGAACGAAGCGCCCGCGCTGCCGCGGCGGCGGCGGATGCAGACCCCCTGGAAGAGCTGCACGCGCTCCTTGTCGCCCTCCTTGATCTTGCAGTAGACGCGCAGGGTGTCGCCCGGCCTGAACGAGGGGATATCGCCCCTCATCTGCTCCTGATTGATCTTTGAAATGATATCCATGACTGCCACCTCTTCCTGTGCCCCGAAGACCGGGCCGATCGCGTAACATTGCGAAAAGACGAGAGCTTCTACAGGGTCGAGGCCGGTTTGTCAACCCCTCGACTCGCTTTTGCCCGCTCGGGGCACGCCCTCTGAATCGATCAATGCCAGCCCCTCTTGGTCTTCGTCGGAAAGCTCAATCTTCTCAAATAGATCCGGACGTCTCTCCCGGGTTCGCCTGAGCGCCTCCAGC contains:
- the rplS gene encoding 50S ribosomal protein L19, with the protein product MDIISKINQEQMRGDIPSFRPGDTLRVYCKIKEGDKERVQLFQGVCIRRRRGSAGASFTVRKVSYGVGVERVFPLHSPLIDRIEVASAGKVRRSRLYYLRELSGKAARIEGRRMDLANEAGVEAEVEGGELSAADEAAAAD